One window from the genome of Nicotiana sylvestris chromosome 9, ASM39365v2, whole genome shotgun sequence encodes:
- the LOC138877504 gene encoding uncharacterized protein, translating to MRIDIDDNVEETQEEVNPSREHIVDILEPVVTKAKAPMPRPHPPYPQRLAKQNGENQFKKFIDMMKSLSINVPLVEALEKMPGYAKFMKDLVTKKRLMNYPDAFTIPCTIGSDDFAKALCDLGESINLMPYSVFKTLVIGQTRPTSMRLQMADRTMKRLLGIIDDMLVRVDKFILPVDFVILDCEVDYEVPIILRRPFLATRKALADVEAGELTFWFGDEKVVFHVCKSMTQPNSNEVCYFIVLVTDVIVDEANAMMNNDDTLEAILLNCDDKEMEGYME from the exons ATGAGAATTGATATTGATGACAATgtggaggagactcaagaggaagtgaacccgtctagggagcaCATTGTTGACATACTAGAACCGGTAGTGacaaaggctaaggcaccaatgccTAGGCCTCATCctccatatcctcaaaggcttgctaAGCAAAATGGCgagaatcaattcaaaaagttcattgacatgatgaagagtctaTCTATTAATGTACCATTGGTTGAGGCTTTGGAGAAAATGCCTggttatgcaaagttcatgaaggacttggtgacaaagaagagGTTGATGAATT ATCCTGACGCTTTCACAATCccttgtaccattggaagtgacgactttgctaaagctctttgtgatcttggggaaagtatcaatttgatgccctattcagttttcaagactttggtaATTGGGCAAACAAGACCCACatctatgagattacaaatggcagatCGTACCATGAAGAGACTGTTGGGTATAATTGATGACATGttggttcgtgttgataaattcattctccCGGTAGAttttgttattcttgattgtgaggttgattatgaggtgccgattattcttaggagacctttcctagctacgagGAAGGCTCTAGCTGATGTTGAAGCCGGAGAACTTACTTTCTGGTttggtgatgagaaagtggtgtTCCATGTGTGTAAGTCTATGACGCAACCCAATAGCAACGAGGTGTGCTATTTTATAGTTTTGGTGACCGATGTGATTGTCGATGAAGCAAATGCCATGATGAATAATGATGATACATTGGAGGCCATCTTGCTCAATTGTGATGATAAAGAAATGGAGGGTTACATGGAATGA
- the LOC138877505 gene encoding uncharacterized protein, which yields MVDPQKIAAMKNWPRPITPIEIRSFLGLSRYYRKFVEGFSTLASPLTKLMQKAVKLQWSDACERSFQELKSRLTTVPVLTLLEDSNEGGVIVQNRAESSLVVEVKEKQYNDLVLVQLKEEIKKHKTKAFYLGMDDGTLRYQGRLCVLVIDGIRERIMAEAHTLRYSVHPSSMKTYHDLKKVYWWNEMKRNVADFVAKCTNCQKVKDEHQRPSGLAQNIEIPMWKWEMINTDFLTDEKEERTIQTLEDMLRACVLDFKGSWDDHFPLIEFAYRNSFHASIQMAPFKALYGRRCRSPIGWFEIGEAE from the exons atggttgatcctcaaaagattgcggctatgaagaattggcctagacccataACTCCaatagagattcgcagtttttTGGGTTTGTCAAGGTATTACAGgaagtttgtggaggggttctctactcttgcctctccgtTGACTAAATTGATGCAGAAAGCGGTTAAGTTACAATGGTctgatgcttgtgaaaggagcttTCAGGAATTGAAATCAAGACTGACTACGGTGCCAGTATTGACCTTGCTAGAGG actctaatgaaggaggagtaattgtgcagaatagggctgaatcatcacTTGTGGTGGAGGTCAAAGAAAAACAATACAATGATCTAGTGTTGGTACAGCTGAAGGAGGAGATTAAAAAACACAAGACCAAAGCTTTTTatcttggcatggatgatggtacactACGGTACCAAGGGCGACTATGTGTTCTAGTTATTGATGGTATTCGGGAAAgaatcatggcagaagctcacactttgAGGTATTCAGTGCACCCAAGTTCTATGAAAACGTATCATGATCTCAAGAAAGTCTATTGGTGGAATGAAATGAAGAGGAacgtggcagactttgtggcaaaatgtacAAACTGTCAGAAAGTGAAGGACGAGCATCAAAGGCCCAGTGGGTTGGCACAAAatatagaaattccaatgtggaagtgGGAAATGATTAATACAGACTTTCTG ACCGACGAGAAAgaagagcggactattcagacgcttgaggacatgttgcgtgcttgtgtcctTGATTttaagggtagttgggatgatcattTCCCACTCATCGAGTTTGCTTATAGGAatagcttccatgctagtattcaaatggcaccatttaaggcattatatggtaggagatgtagatctcccattgggtggttcgagattGGGGAAGCTGAGTGA